From Phenylobacterium montanum, the proteins below share one genomic window:
- a CDS encoding recombinase family protein gives MKVALYARYSDENQRDASIADQLRICRLHAERQGWMVTDEYTDHAVSGASLLRRGVQRLIADAQAGRFQLLLSEAMDRLSRDQEDIAGLYKRMAFAGVKIVTLAEGEVTPLHVGLKGTMNAIFLKDLADKTRRGLRGRVEQGKSGGGNAYGYDVVKRIGADGEPVRGDRTINPAEAEVVRRIFRDYAAGKSPKRIATELNRDHIPAPGGGQWGFSTLNGNVSRGNGVLNNELYVGRLIWNRQHFIKDPDTGKRQGRLNPREEWIIQEVPELRIIDEALWDAVKARQASLHRERQDNGEIVNIYFRDRRRPRYLLSGLTRCGCCGGGYGMISKDQLGCSTARNKGTCDNRVNIRRDQLEARVLDALRHHLMDPALFKEFCEEFTRESNRLRMEARTDIDAAQAEIKRIEREVERLLDMLVKGTATGQAAAQVNAKMNELLGRQAELKQQVADAEEPPPLLHPEMAGVYRTQVAELYEALQGEAETKQLEATEALRALIQEIILTPEGDQLTIDVRGDLAGILAISTKQKPFGRGPKGSAKSQVEMGAGTGFEPVTFRL, from the coding sequence ATGAAGGTCGCGCTCTATGCCCGTTATTCCGACGAGAACCAGCGCGACGCCTCGATCGCCGACCAGCTCAGGATCTGCCGGCTCCATGCCGAGCGCCAGGGCTGGATGGTCACCGACGAGTACACCGACCATGCCGTCTCCGGCGCCTCGCTGCTGCGCCGCGGCGTGCAGCGGCTGATCGCCGACGCCCAAGCCGGCCGCTTCCAGCTGCTGCTATCCGAGGCTATGGACCGCCTCTCCCGCGACCAGGAAGACATCGCCGGCCTCTACAAGCGCATGGCGTTCGCTGGTGTGAAGATCGTCACCCTGGCCGAGGGCGAGGTCACCCCACTGCATGTGGGGCTGAAGGGGACGATGAACGCGATCTTCCTGAAGGACCTCGCCGACAAGACCCGCCGCGGCCTCAGGGGCCGGGTCGAGCAGGGCAAGTCCGGCGGCGGCAACGCCTACGGTTATGACGTGGTCAAGCGCATTGGCGCCGACGGCGAACCGGTCCGCGGTGACCGCACCATCAACCCGGCCGAGGCCGAGGTGGTGCGCCGGATTTTCCGCGACTACGCCGCCGGTAAATCGCCCAAGCGCATCGCGACCGAACTGAACCGGGACCACATCCCCGCCCCCGGCGGCGGCCAGTGGGGCTTCTCCACCCTCAACGGCAACGTCAGCAGGGGCAATGGCGTGCTGAACAACGAGCTCTACGTCGGCCGGCTGATCTGGAACCGGCAGCATTTCATCAAGGATCCCGACACCGGCAAGCGCCAGGGCCGGCTGAACCCACGCGAGGAATGGATCATCCAGGAAGTGCCGGAGCTTCGCATCATCGACGAAGCGCTCTGGGATGCGGTCAAAGCCCGCCAAGCGTCGCTACATCGAGAGCGGCAGGACAACGGCGAGATCGTCAATATCTATTTCCGGGACCGGCGCCGGCCCCGGTATCTGCTCTCAGGCCTAACCCGCTGCGGCTGTTGCGGCGGCGGCTACGGCATGATCTCCAAGGATCAGCTCGGCTGCTCGACCGCGCGCAACAAGGGTACCTGCGACAACCGGGTCAATATCCGCCGCGACCAGCTCGAGGCGCGCGTTCTGGACGCCCTGCGCCACCACCTGATGGACCCGGCCCTGTTCAAGGAATTCTGCGAGGAGTTCACCCGCGAGAGCAACCGCCTGCGCATGGAAGCCCGCACAGACATCGACGCCGCCCAGGCCGAGATCAAGCGCATCGAGCGGGAAGTCGAGCGGCTGCTGGACATGCTCGTCAAGGGCACGGCGACGGGCCAGGCCGCGGCGCAGGTCAACGCCAAGATGAACGAACTGCTCGGCCGTCAGGCCGAGCTCAAGCAGCAAGTGGCCGACGCCGAAGAACCCCCGCCACTTCTGCATCCCGAGATGGCCGGGGTTTACCGCACGCAGGTCGCCGAGCTCTACGAAGCTCTGCAGGGCGAAGCCGAGACCAAGCAGCTTGAGGCGACCGAGGCCCTGCGCGCCCTGATCCAGGAGATCATCCTGACCCCCGAGGGCGATCAGTTGACGATCGACGTCCGCGGCGACCTGGCCGGGATCCTGGCCATATCGACCAAGCAAAAACCCTTCGGCCGGGGGCCGAAGGGTTCTGCAAAATCGCAAGTTGAGATGGGTGCGGGGACAGGATTTGAACCTGTGACCTTCAGGTTATGA